Proteins from a single region of Paraburkholderia sp. ZP32-5:
- a CDS encoding UDP-N-acetylglucosamine-transferase: protein MTALSIASPSSIFVQIASYRDSQLIPTLLDLINKAKRPDWLRIAICWQHAPDETLGEFWRQGFGKWSTEENGDWPVQHLDYRGAKVELIDIPHMMTQGACWARNTIQQRYGGERYTLQLDSHHRFVEGWDKLVIDTLESLRAESPKPLLTGYLPPFNPANDSDLGGNPLFLCFDRFGTEGVVMFRGKKLPPVDAPVRARFYSGHFTFADGHFAETVQHDPDYFFLGEEISIAVRAFTHGYDLYHPHCLIAWHEYTREYRVKMWDDHTDQAKQRGEIDEHWGERSARAYQRNRALLGVDGETSAQHNFDKYGHGTARTLADYEAYAGISFACRGVHETTLNHEPPLPPGTPRADEATWKTSLRRANDVRVCLHRDTFDKHAASPGAVNLLSCATSANVVVYDDTAADLYSETVEASRLSQSRANNWLDFRVIFLSALEQIPARYAIELFDDAGNLLSRVGHAVVV from the coding sequence ATGACCGCTTTATCCATCGCATCGCCAAGCTCGATTTTCGTGCAGATCGCAAGCTATCGCGATTCGCAGCTGATCCCCACACTGCTCGACTTAATCAACAAGGCAAAAAGGCCGGATTGGCTGCGTATCGCTATTTGCTGGCAGCATGCGCCTGACGAAACGCTCGGCGAATTCTGGCGGCAAGGTTTCGGCAAATGGAGCACGGAAGAAAACGGCGACTGGCCCGTTCAGCATCTCGATTACCGCGGCGCGAAGGTCGAACTGATCGACATACCGCACATGATGACGCAGGGCGCATGCTGGGCGCGAAACACCATTCAGCAACGCTACGGTGGAGAACGCTACACGCTGCAGCTCGATTCGCATCACCGCTTCGTCGAAGGATGGGACAAGCTCGTCATCGACACACTCGAATCGTTACGCGCTGAAAGCCCGAAGCCATTGCTGACCGGATATCTTCCACCGTTCAACCCAGCGAACGACTCTGACTTAGGTGGCAATCCGCTATTCCTGTGCTTCGATCGTTTCGGCACGGAAGGTGTCGTGATGTTTCGCGGCAAGAAATTGCCGCCCGTAGATGCGCCGGTTCGCGCGCGCTTCTACAGCGGACATTTCACGTTCGCTGATGGTCACTTCGCAGAAACCGTCCAGCATGATCCGGACTATTTCTTTCTCGGCGAAGAGATCTCTATCGCCGTGCGAGCATTCACACATGGCTACGACCTATATCATCCGCACTGCCTGATTGCCTGGCACGAGTACACGCGCGAGTATCGCGTGAAGATGTGGGACGATCACACCGATCAGGCAAAGCAAAGGGGAGAAATTGACGAACATTGGGGAGAGCGTAGCGCCCGCGCGTACCAGCGCAATCGTGCGCTACTCGGTGTCGACGGCGAAACCAGCGCGCAGCACAATTTCGACAAATACGGGCACGGCACGGCACGCACCTTAGCGGACTATGAAGCGTACGCGGGCATCAGCTTCGCGTGCCGCGGCGTGCACGAAACCACGCTCAATCATGAGCCACCGTTGCCGCCCGGCACACCGCGCGCCGACGAAGCAACGTGGAAAACTTCTCTGCGGCGTGCCAACGATGTTCGCGTCTGCTTGCATCGGGACACGTTCGACAAACACGCGGCCTCGCCGGGCGCGGTAAACCTGTTGTCTTGCGCAACATCGGCCAACGTCGTCGTTTACGACGACACCGCGGCCGACCTGTACAGCGAGACGGTCGAGGCCAGCCGCCTGTCCCAATCCCGGGCGAACAATTGGCTCGATTTTCGCGTCATCTTCTTATCAGCGCTCGAACAGATCCCAGCCCGGTATGCCATCGAACTGTTTGACGACGCTGGCAATCTGCTGAGCCGGGTCGGGCACGCCGTCGTTGTTTGA
- a CDS encoding fimbrial protein produces MKRLVKLVILISFGIARIASAACFQLNQTDMDALNEQGNTPSEQVQANVLFQNASVSIDPGLPVGSLIATGLSTALPTPIFFVACVNSGTLTLNVVGATPSNLPGIYNTNVPGVGFKLSQLSATGAATDYPIVRTAQPGTEDPNQRVYISFGAGTQFRIELYKTGDIASNVNVQFGLVGTGHGDGDGKTIVMINGSSLNIKVLPTCTVNTSALNIDFGTFGPADVSTTAGPTRAVEFTVLCSGPTPPASITAALSGTPDTDDASMLKNTGATNLAIRLKDVSKGTILRPNDPASTVVQTPGGSMQSPFSLEATVLRVGSATPRAGRIQATATLTMTIL; encoded by the coding sequence ATGAAAAGACTCGTCAAACTTGTCATCCTCATCAGCTTTGGGATCGCGCGTATTGCATCTGCTGCGTGTTTCCAGTTGAACCAAACCGATATGGACGCGTTGAATGAGCAGGGTAACACCCCGTCTGAGCAGGTGCAGGCCAACGTGCTCTTTCAGAATGCGTCTGTATCGATCGATCCCGGACTTCCTGTCGGATCGTTGATTGCGACGGGCCTATCCACTGCGCTTCCCACACCGATATTTTTCGTGGCCTGTGTAAACAGCGGCACGCTGACGCTGAATGTCGTCGGCGCCACGCCGTCCAACCTGCCCGGCATCTACAACACCAATGTGCCCGGCGTCGGCTTCAAGCTGAGTCAACTTAGCGCAACCGGTGCGGCGACGGACTATCCAATTGTGAGAACGGCGCAGCCAGGCACGGAGGACCCCAATCAACGGGTGTACATCTCCTTTGGCGCCGGGACACAGTTCCGGATCGAACTGTACAAAACCGGGGACATCGCCAGCAATGTGAACGTTCAGTTTGGCCTTGTAGGTACAGGCCATGGCGACGGCGACGGTAAGACCATTGTTATGATCAACGGTAGCAGTTTGAACATCAAGGTCCTGCCCACTTGCACCGTCAATACCAGCGCACTGAACATCGACTTCGGCACATTCGGTCCAGCGGATGTCTCAACTACGGCGGGCCCCACGCGAGCAGTCGAGTTCACCGTGCTCTGCTCGGGGCCGACACCACCAGCGTCGATCACCGCGGCACTGTCCGGCACGCCCGATACAGACGATGCCAGCATGCTGAAGAACACCGGCGCGACGAATCTCGCTATCCGCCTCAAAGATGTGTCGAAGGGCACGATCCTGAGGCCGAACGATCCAGCGAGCACTGTCGTCCAGACACCAGGAGGAAGCATGCAATCTCCATTCTCACTTGAGGCAACCGTGCTGCGCGTCGGAAGCGCAACGCCAAGGGCCGGGAGAATTCAGGCGACCGCAACCCTCACCATGACCATCCTCTAA
- a CDS encoding type VI secretion system protein TssA, which produces MNANTPAALLRYADLLEPVDVGAPCGPDLEYDPDFVMLLAAAAPRVDAQYGDFVDVPAPANWAEIERHCRALLLRTKDIRLAVILLRCRVRLDGAGGLRDGLAFLKAMFECYGEALHPLPVFEGERDPVMFANAIAALADPDGALADVRDIAMPKATGLKLQLRDIEKAFAMPRQKGALAPESVVRLLKELSGRRDAAIAAFAEARRLTENIAAWCDEKLGADAPDLGALSRTLQPFAQSQLDGGGSTVSVATRHASTQGDALPSVPLPITSATTVPAAPIPVAGSPLPSDLRADELSATVIAPPVDRWSALAAIQQTRMWFEQNEPSSPVIVLLRQSERMVGKRFSELAHIIPADLLAKWDEIDT; this is translated from the coding sequence ATGAACGCCAACACCCCCGCCGCCTTGCTGCGCTACGCAGACCTCCTTGAACCGGTCGACGTCGGCGCGCCCTGCGGTCCCGACCTCGAATACGATCCGGATTTCGTGATGCTGCTCGCCGCCGCAGCGCCGCGCGTCGACGCGCAGTACGGCGATTTCGTCGACGTTCCGGCGCCCGCCAATTGGGCCGAGATCGAACGCCACTGCCGCGCGCTGCTGCTGCGCACGAAGGACATTCGCCTCGCGGTTATCCTGCTGCGCTGTCGGGTCCGGCTCGACGGCGCGGGCGGACTGCGCGACGGGCTGGCATTCCTGAAGGCGATGTTCGAATGCTATGGCGAAGCGCTCCATCCGCTGCCCGTCTTCGAGGGTGAACGTGACCCAGTAATGTTTGCGAATGCGATCGCCGCCCTCGCCGATCCCGACGGGGCGCTAGCCGATGTGCGAGACATCGCGATGCCGAAGGCAACGGGCCTGAAGCTGCAGCTACGCGATATCGAAAAAGCGTTTGCAATGCCCCGCCAGAAAGGTGCACTCGCGCCTGAGTCCGTCGTCAGACTGCTTAAGGAATTATCGGGCCGGCGCGATGCGGCAATTGCGGCATTCGCCGAAGCGAGGCGGCTGACTGAAAATATCGCCGCGTGGTGCGATGAAAAACTCGGCGCCGACGCGCCCGATCTCGGCGCGTTATCCCGCACGCTGCAGCCGTTTGCGCAATCGCAACTGGACGGTGGCGGCTCAACAGTATCGGTGGCGACCAGACACGCCTCGACGCAGGGCGACGCCCTTCCGTCAGTTCCTCTGCCTATCACAAGCGCAACCACGGTCCCCGCCGCGCCAATCCCTGTCGCTGGCTCGCCGTTGCCATCAGACCTACGAGCCGATGAGCTATCGGCTACCGTCATCGCGCCGCCCGTTGACCGGTGGAGCGCGCTTGCGGCCATTCAGCAAACACGCATGTGGTTCGAGCAGAACGAACCGAGTAGCCCGGTCATCGTCCTGTTACGCCAGTCGGAACGAATGGTAGGCAAACGATTTTCGGAACTTGCCCACATCATTCCGGCCGATCTGCTGGCTAAATGGGATGAGATCGACACCTGA
- the tssG gene encoding type VI secretion system baseplate subunit TssG codes for MSNTSAAASAPLGLDPQAPGTRLNAWFDPQAPWQSGFMSVLRAIAARAPTMPLPGTARLPGEEPFRIGQQPTMTFAPREIASLDVRNGRLDVRLFGLGIWGPQGPLPLHMTELAYSRAESHQDHTLVHLVDLFHHRALSQFYRAWASAQATASLDRPDDETFSFYVASLTGVDPAEARRSCLPTHARYSAAAHLVRESRDPAGVAATLSHYFGVPMVVEEFVSHWIHLSATEHTKLGVAGPAAIIGECAQLGETIPDRQHKFRLVVGPLDLEQYLRLTPHGEDLATFVEWVRTFVGHEYAWEVKLLVQPRAAPPARADAAQRLGYSTWLGESLNDQPVVGMVFEPEQYNDQSRSLRT; via the coding sequence ATGTCGAACACATCCGCTGCCGCGTCGGCGCCGCTGGGGCTCGATCCGCAAGCGCCTGGTACCCGGCTGAACGCGTGGTTCGACCCGCAAGCGCCGTGGCAATCCGGCTTCATGAGCGTATTACGCGCGATCGCGGCACGCGCGCCGACGATGCCGTTGCCCGGTACCGCGCGGCTACCCGGCGAGGAACCGTTCCGGATCGGCCAGCAGCCGACGATGACATTCGCGCCGCGAGAGATCGCGTCGCTCGACGTGCGCAACGGCCGCCTCGACGTGCGTCTGTTCGGGCTCGGTATTTGGGGGCCGCAGGGGCCGCTGCCGTTGCATATGACGGAGCTCGCATACAGTCGCGCGGAAAGTCATCAGGATCACACCCTCGTTCACCTCGTCGACCTGTTCCATCACCGTGCGCTGTCGCAGTTCTATCGCGCATGGGCGTCCGCACAAGCCACTGCGTCGCTCGACCGGCCCGACGACGAAACGTTCTCGTTCTATGTCGCGAGCCTGACCGGAGTCGACCCAGCCGAGGCGCGGCGCTCCTGTCTGCCAACCCACGCCCGTTATAGCGCGGCGGCACATCTCGTGCGCGAGTCGCGCGATCCGGCCGGCGTCGCGGCAACGCTATCGCACTACTTTGGCGTGCCCATGGTGGTCGAGGAATTCGTTTCGCACTGGATCCATCTATCCGCCACGGAACATACGAAGCTTGGCGTGGCGGGCCCGGCGGCGATCATCGGCGAATGCGCGCAACTGGGCGAGACGATTCCCGACCGGCAGCACAAGTTCCGCCTCGTGGTGGGACCGCTGGACCTTGAGCAGTACCTGCGCCTAACGCCGCACGGCGAGGATTTGGCCACATTCGTCGAATGGGTGCGGACCTTCGTCGGCCACGAGTACGCATGGGAAGTCAAGCTGCTGGTGCAACCGCGCGCCGCGCCGCCAGCCCGCGCCGATGCGGCGCAACGACTCGGCTATTCGACGTGGCTCGGCGAGTCGCTCAACGATCAGCCTGTCGTCGGCATGGTGTTCGAGCCCGAGCAATACAACGATCAATCCAGGAGTCTGCGCACATGA
- the tssF gene encoding type VI secretion system baseplate subunit TssF has translation MDPKFLEYYNTELTYMREMAGEFAAQHPKIARRLGMDGIEVADPYVERLIEAFCFTSARTQIKLDAEFPRFTQRLLEVVYPNYVAPTPSIAVVQLRPSLSAGDFVTGVQVPRHSMLRSAIPPGEQTACEFRSSQDVRLWPIEIVDAQLTAVPPDIPNTDRHLLPHQQLRGALRLRLRTTAEVKFSQMQNFDRLPVYLGGDERIASHLFELVHAGSVASVVRTYGAARGEGHVVTKSPVEFEGLQPAQGLLPLTWNTFHGHNLLQEYFAYRQRFYFVALTQLAPGLARVDSNEAEIVLLLDRLPEELATHVDASRFLLFCTPVVNLFHKRTDRVELNRAHTDFHLLADRTRPLDYEIFSVSRVFGKKAQTSLEVEFNPLYQTLHSDVGNHGRYFSVRREQRTLSANARKYGTRTPYIGTEVYVSLVDQAEAPYADDIRYLSVDAWLTNRDLPRLIPRNGKTDLTMPDSVPIEGASLVHAPSAPRAPYASGETAWRLIRQLSFNYMPLAELDHGDGGQALRNMLGLFITPGEREQARQIEALVGARTEPVVRRLPGDGLLVYGRGVRCELTVDETGFSGISPYLFGLVLEHYLARHVSINVFTETELRSMQRGLVTQWRPRMGGRGAV, from the coding sequence ATGGATCCGAAATTTCTCGAGTACTACAACACCGAACTGACCTATATGCGGGAGATGGCCGGCGAGTTCGCCGCGCAGCACCCGAAGATCGCGCGACGCCTCGGCATGGATGGCATCGAGGTCGCCGACCCGTATGTGGAGCGGCTCATCGAGGCATTCTGTTTCACATCGGCTCGTACCCAGATCAAGCTCGACGCCGAGTTTCCCCGCTTCACGCAGCGTCTGCTCGAAGTGGTCTATCCGAATTACGTCGCGCCCACGCCATCGATCGCGGTTGTGCAGTTGCGGCCCAGCCTGAGCGCTGGAGATTTCGTGACGGGCGTACAGGTGCCGCGTCATAGCATGCTGCGCTCGGCGATTCCACCCGGCGAGCAGACCGCATGCGAATTCCGCAGTAGTCAGGACGTGAGGCTGTGGCCGATCGAGATCGTCGACGCACAGCTCACCGCCGTGCCGCCGGATATCCCAAACACCGATCGCCATCTGCTGCCGCATCAGCAGTTACGCGGCGCATTGCGGCTGCGGCTGCGCACAACAGCCGAGGTCAAGTTCAGCCAGATGCAGAATTTCGATCGGCTGCCGGTCTATCTCGGCGGCGACGAACGCATCGCCTCGCATCTGTTCGAGCTGGTCCACGCGGGCAGCGTTGCTTCGGTGGTGCGCACGTATGGCGCGGCGCGCGGCGAAGGGCATGTGGTCACGAAATCGCCGGTGGAATTCGAAGGGCTGCAACCGGCGCAGGGGCTGTTGCCGCTCACGTGGAATACATTCCATGGCCACAATCTGCTGCAGGAGTATTTCGCGTACCGCCAGCGCTTTTATTTCGTCGCGCTGACGCAGCTCGCACCGGGCCTCGCACGCGTTGACAGCAACGAAGCCGAAATCGTGTTGCTACTCGACCGGCTGCCCGAAGAACTGGCCACGCACGTCGACGCATCGCGCTTCCTGCTGTTCTGTACGCCGGTCGTCAATCTGTTTCACAAACGCACCGACCGTGTCGAACTCAATCGCGCGCATACAGACTTCCACCTGCTCGCCGACCGCACGCGCCCGCTCGACTATGAAATCTTCTCGGTGTCGCGGGTGTTCGGCAAGAAGGCCCAAACATCGCTCGAAGTCGAATTCAATCCGCTCTATCAGACATTGCACAGCGACGTGGGCAACCACGGCCGCTATTTCTCGGTGCGCCGCGAGCAGCGCACGCTGTCGGCCAACGCACGCAAGTACGGCACCCGCACGCCGTACATCGGCACCGAGGTCTATGTATCGCTGGTCGATCAGGCCGAAGCGCCTTATGCCGACGACATCCGTTACCTGTCAGTCGATGCCTGGCTCACGAACCGCGACCTGCCGCGTCTGATCCCGCGCAACGGCAAGACCGATCTCACGATGCCCGACTCAGTACCCATCGAAGGCGCCAGCCTCGTGCATGCACCCAGCGCGCCGCGTGCGCCTTATGCGAGCGGTGAAACGGCGTGGCGTCTGATCCGTCAGTTGAGCTTCAACTACATGCCGCTTGCCGAACTCGATCACGGCGACGGCGGCCAGGCATTGCGCAACATGCTCGGCCTGTTCATCACGCCGGGCGAGCGCGAACAGGCGAGGCAGATCGAAGCACTCGTCGGCGCGCGCACCGAGCCGGTCGTCCGGCGTCTACCTGGCGACGGCCTGCTCGTCTACGGGCGTGGCGTGCGCTGCGAACTGACCGTCGACGAAACGGGCTTCTCCGGTATCAGCCCGTATCTGTTCGGCCTCGTGCTCGAGCATTATCTTGCCCGTCACGTGTCGATCAACGTCTTCACCGAAACCGAACTCCGTTCGATGCAACGTGGCCTCGTCACGCAGTGGCGGCCGCGCATGGGCGGACGCGGAGCAGTGTAG
- the tssE gene encoding type VI secretion system baseplate subunit TssE → MSMSDIRHRQAYLPSLIDRLLDDAPQRQTEHPDAYAPNAERMHRIVERDLSLLLNTTSLNDEFDETRHQAVANSVVNYGIAPLSGSYLTNRSWEDVASVVRAAIKRFEPRLISDSVHIRPLHSKDPIRYSQLIFEIDGLMHWSPYPLEFRIQSAFDIETNQVTFDTDLRRER, encoded by the coding sequence ATGAGTATGTCCGACATCCGGCATCGGCAGGCGTATCTGCCGTCGTTGATCGACCGTCTACTCGACGACGCACCGCAACGGCAAACCGAACATCCGGACGCCTATGCGCCGAACGCCGAACGCATGCACCGCATCGTCGAACGCGACCTGAGTCTGCTGCTTAACACGACCAGCCTCAACGATGAGTTCGATGAAACGCGACATCAAGCAGTGGCCAATTCGGTCGTCAACTACGGCATTGCCCCGCTGTCCGGCAGCTATCTCACCAATCGCAGCTGGGAGGATGTCGCGAGCGTGGTCCGTGCCGCGATCAAGCGCTTCGAGCCGCGCCTGATATCTGATTCGGTGCATATCCGCCCACTGCATAGCAAGGACCCGATCCGCTACAGCCAGCTCATATTCGAGATCGACGGACTGATGCACTGGTCGCCCTATCCGCTCGAATTTCGCATTCAAAGCGCGTTCGACATCGAGACGAATCAGGTCACGTTCGATACGGATCTCCGCCGGGAACGCTGA
- a CDS encoding type VI secretion system accessory protein TagJ yields MNTTANPHASPALTLQSWLNTQTLAELKAQTIDNVRRHPSNVRERWLLFELLCVDGEWERALQQLQTWATLEPEGASRAHLYHGLIQSEMFRAEVFAGQRTPGEIDPLPTWVNSLIEANVKLGKGDLIAADELRHAAFSAAPATRGRGARVGTFEWLADSDSRLGPVCELAVAGGYRWVPFDAMKSLTLGPTTTLIDLVWRSVIVGLRNATVLRGYLPVRYPGSESSPCATRLARETVWTDVGEAGVIALGQKTWCTDRGDFGLLDLDECHFIHDEQTEQT; encoded by the coding sequence ATGAACACGACCGCTAATCCGCACGCGTCACCAGCACTAACGCTTCAAAGCTGGCTCAACACGCAAACCCTCGCCGAACTGAAAGCGCAGACCATCGACAACGTGCGCAGACATCCGTCGAACGTCCGCGAACGCTGGCTGCTGTTCGAGCTGCTGTGCGTCGACGGCGAATGGGAACGCGCGCTGCAGCAACTGCAAACGTGGGCCACGCTGGAACCAGAAGGCGCATCGCGCGCGCACCTGTATCACGGACTGATCCAGAGTGAGATGTTCCGCGCCGAGGTGTTCGCGGGCCAGCGCACACCTGGAGAAATCGATCCACTGCCGACGTGGGTGAACTCGCTGATAGAGGCCAACGTCAAGCTCGGCAAAGGTGACCTCATCGCCGCCGACGAACTGCGTCATGCCGCCTTCAGCGCCGCACCGGCAACGCGCGGCCGAGGCGCACGGGTCGGCACATTCGAATGGCTGGCCGACAGCGACAGCCGTCTTGGCCCGGTGTGTGAACTGGCCGTCGCGGGCGGTTATCGCTGGGTGCCGTTCGACGCGATGAAATCGCTCACCCTCGGCCCCACCACCACACTGATCGACCTCGTCTGGCGCTCGGTCATCGTGGGTCTGCGCAATGCAACCGTGCTGCGCGGCTATCTGCCGGTGCGCTATCCAGGTTCGGAAAGCAGTCCGTGCGCAACCAGGCTCGCCCGTGAAACCGTGTGGACCGACGTCGGTGAAGCCGGTGTGATCGCGCTCGGCCAGAAAACCTGGTGTACCGATAGGGGGGACTTCGGCTTGCTCGACCTCGACGAATGCCACTTCATTCACGACGAACAGACCGAGCAGACATGA
- a CDS encoding TagK domain-containing protein, protein MMTGYQARWDNSPIKADALTMFARTIRSFAAIRPMGSQETITPRTLGTLITTTQRSSASHTDLSDAHTTGCALGTSVGDSTNAGDISNGNLLSRGDDQPLSDSPSKLPDETTNPTEADSPAHLTNEPLAEPLQPVLAKPEDWSDLIALAGDDHSAIQPKPLRRASEPPAPENPQHDSDSLFWPAGLGEMGALESNASEADPLAMLTLEYRQALLSRKSGNVHALKKASTDSHGSAITPQHDPFAELALSSQGESSVFDLLTQGRNIDTLLDSLDAFGSGQIFEADEPHEILALLAPGGLSPRRTSQTAPLARQEHHLVSVDSPMSVPDSTEYEVTASPDEHDR, encoded by the coding sequence ATGATGACCGGATATCAGGCCCGATGGGACAACTCACCCATCAAAGCAGACGCGCTGACGATGTTCGCAAGGACGATCCGCTCGTTCGCGGCCATCAGGCCGATGGGATCGCAGGAGACCATCACGCCGAGAACCTTGGGAACCCTGATAACCACCACGCAGCGCTCATCAGCTTCGCATACCGATTTATCCGACGCGCACACGACTGGCTGTGCATTGGGCACAAGCGTAGGCGATAGCACAAACGCGGGCGATATCTCCAACGGCAATTTGCTCTCGCGTGGCGACGATCAACCCTTGTCCGATTCGCCCTCGAAGCTTCCAGACGAAACGACGAACCCTACCGAAGCCGACAGTCCCGCACACCTAACAAACGAGCCGCTGGCGGAGCCGCTCCAACCTGTGCTCGCGAAGCCGGAAGACTGGAGCGATCTGATCGCACTCGCCGGTGACGACCATAGCGCGATCCAGCCCAAGCCGCTGCGACGCGCGAGCGAACCACCCGCTCCGGAAAACCCGCAGCACGACAGCGACTCGTTGTTTTGGCCGGCTGGCCTGGGCGAAATGGGAGCGCTCGAATCAAATGCGTCTGAAGCGGACCCGCTCGCCATGCTCACGCTCGAATACCGTCAGGCACTCTTGAGTCGGAAAAGCGGCAACGTGCACGCTCTGAAAAAAGCAAGCACGGATAGCCACGGGTCGGCCATCACACCGCAGCACGATCCGTTCGCCGAACTCGCGCTGTCATCGCAGGGCGAGTCGTCCGTATTCGATCTGCTCACTCAAGGCAGAAATATCGACACGCTGCTGGACAGCCTCGACGCGTTCGGCTCCGGTCAGATCTTCGAAGCGGACGAACCACACGAAATCCTAGCGCTGCTCGCGCCCGGTGGCCTCTCGCCGCGCCGTACAAGCCAGACCGCGCCGCTTGCGCGTCAGGAACACCACCTCGTCAGCGTAGACAGCCCTATGTCCGTGCCTGACTCCACCGAATACGAAGTAACCGCATCCCCAGATGAACACGACCGCTAA